From [Chlorobium] sp. 445:
GGTTTGCTGAGCAGCCGTCTGCTCATTGAAGCTCCTATTGCAAAAGACAAGGGATCTTTCCTCATTGCAGGTCGTCGTTCTTATGCCGACCTCTTTCTAAATCTCTCACCTAATTTCCGTGGTACTGTACTCTATTTTTACGATATCAATCTTAAAGCTAACTACACTTTTAGCGACAACGATCGCCTCTTTGTCTCTGGCTATCTCGGACGCGATGACTTTGGTTTAGCTGACTTTTTTGGAAATGCATACGGCAATGTGGCTTTCACTATGAGCTGGAATCATCTCTTTAGCCGTAGACTGCTTTCAAATTTTGCATTTCTCTACAGCAATTATGACTATGAACTGCGTATTTTTGCACCTGGCTCTGAAGTGCAAGTCACTTCCCGAATCCTCTCACCGAGTTTCAAAACAGATTTTGCTTACTTCATCACTGAAGACAATCAGATTGATGTCGGTGCTGAAGTTATCTACTATCGCTTTGTGCCCGGCAGAGTGCAACCGCTGAAAGATTCGCCTATTCGCCCCACCGCACTCGACGAAAAGTATGCGATTGAACCCTCGTTTTATGTTCGGCATGAATTTCCTCTAACAAAAGAATTGAGCTTAGACTACGGCGCACGCTTCAACTTCTTCTACCGCTTTGGTCCAGAGCCCATTCGCCAATACATCGATGGCAAGCCCCTCGTGTTCAGTCAAGTCACGGGACGCTATGAAAACGGTAGAGTTTTGCGCACTACTCAATTCAACCGCGGTCAATTGATTAGCTCATTTTTTGGTATTGAGCCGCGCATTGCCATCCGCTGGTTACTTGATGAGAGCACATCTCTCAAAGCCAGTTACAACCGCACACGCCAAAACTTGCATCTTGTCTCAAATACCGCTTCACCCACACCGCTTGATTTATACACGCCGAGCGGTCCCTTCTTCGAGCCGCAGGTTAGCGACCAGTTCTCCGTTGGTCTCTTCAAAAATTTGTTTGGCAATGACATCGAGATATCGCTTGAAGCGTACTACAGAGACTTGCAAAATCTCATTGATTTTGTCGATGGAGCTGACCTCTTCGGCAACAACAATATCGAAACCGAAGTACTCAGCGGCATCGGTCGCGCATATGGGGTTGAACTCTTTGTGCGTAAAAATTTAGGTAACCTTACTGGCTGGATTAGCTACACGCTCTCGCGCTCTGAAAGAAAAGTCGCAGGTGTTGATGGTGGACCAGGCATCAATCGTGGCGAGTGGTATCTTTCGCCGTTTGACCGTACGCACAACCTCAATGTTGTTGGCATCTACAAACTTAGTGATGCGTGGACGGTCTCAGCCGACTTTGTCTTGCAGACGGGTATTCCGTCTAATTTTCCGATTGGAGCATACGAAATCTCCGGGGCTATTATTCGGCAATTTCCCGATACACGCAATGCGGAACGCTTGCCGCTTTATCATCGCCTTGATGTCTCCGTGCGTTGGGATGCCAGTGCGCCTGATGCCCGCTTTAAATCTGCATGGGTATTTGGACTCTACAACATCTACAACAGACGCAATGCTGCCTCTATCACGTTTTCGTCAGAATCGTGAAAACCGTTTCCAAGGCGAAGCTGTACGCTTAGCATTTTTTGGTATTGTACCGAGCGTATCATGGGAGTTTAAGTTCTGAAATCCTTTCACTATTGAGCATGACTGGAACATCACTGCAAATTACGTATATTTCAAGAATCTGGCTTTCTCTTTCTCTGCTGCTGTCGCTGGCACTCTCAGCCTGCCAAGATGTCATTGATGTTACCTTGCAAAGTGAGCCGCCTCGTCTTGTGATTGAAGGCATTATTGAACGCAAGGCTGGTGAACCAGATTCTGCTTTTCAACGCATTAAGCTGACCAAAAGCATTGAATTTTTTGCAGGCGTACGCCCGCCGCTTGTACGTGATGCTGAAGTTCGCGTGATTAGTTCAACTGGTCGGGAGACGCGCTTTGTATTTTCAGAGCGTGACAGCGCGTTTATCACTAATGATCTTGTTGTCCAAGAAAATGTAGGCTATAAGTTGCAAGTTCGTTACAACGGTGACATCTACGAGACCGGATTTGACAGTGCACGACGTGGCGGTACCTTGGATTCTATCTATGCGCGCCCGCGCCGATCTTCACCCTTTGACACCACGCGTGGTCTGACTATCGCTGCAGATTTCACTGACCCAGCCAATACAAAGAATTTCTATTTCATCAAGCTCTTCAAGAATGGACGAGATGCACTTGAAATTCGCCCCGGCAATCAATTTGCAACCATTCGTGAGGATAGATTTTTCAACGGTGAAACTCTGCGCGGATTGGAGCCCCAAGCCAACATTGTCTTTCAGCCCGGTGACACTGCACTGGTGAAGGTCATCTCAATCGGCGAATCACTCTATGAGTATTTGCGTGCGCTCTTCATTCAAACACAAGGTGGCGGCGGCGGCATATTCAATCCTCCTCCCGCACCCATACGCTCGAATATCCTTAACCTTACCGATCGCGACCGCTTTCCACTCGGATATTTTGGTGTTGGCTGGACATCGCAGCGCAAACTCATTGTCCGAGAACCTTAACTATCTGCTGTGAGTGTAGCCTACTTCAGCACAGCGTAACGCGCACCGCGCCAGTCAGTTAGCGTATCCAGCGCTGCTGAATTTTGCCCGTTGCCCAGAGGTAATCACTAATAGCACGCAAGTAATCTGCTTGTGCGTTGACTAGGCTTTGCATTGCTGAGGCAGTTGCACGCTCACGCAAGTTCAAGATCAGCAGGGAGCTTTCACCTGCCAGAAATCGTATTCGCTCACCTTCTTGCACCAGATAAGCATAGCGTGTCTCGCGCTCTGCGGCTTCAATGCGTTCCAAAGCACGTCCGATAGCGGACAGTGCATCATCAATATCAGCTTGAATTTTGCGCTCGACTTCCAAGCGCTTGAGTGAGGCGCGTGTCGCTTTGATTTGTGAGAGCTGCAACTGTGCATTCGCCTCTCGGAAAAAAAGCGGTTGTGAAATCGAAAGACCGATGCGGTAGTCAAAACCTGATGCACCGCCGAAATACTGCAAGGCTTGAAATTGCGCTTCCAGATTCGGTCGCAAAAATTCGTAGGAGAAACGTACATCAACATCGGCAGCACGCTGCTCTACATCAATCTGCAACACTTCGGGACGATTTCTTAAGGCTTGCATACGGTCAAACTCAATCTGCGCTGGCGTCAGTGTGGGTGCAGGTGGCAGCGAGTACGGTACGGCGTTAAGTGCTCGTGGCGTCCCATCTTGATTCCACAGCAGCACACTAGCTTTGATGCTGCTGGCTTCATACTTGCGCTGCGCTTTCAGCACATCGCCTAAGCGTTTGGCAACTTCTTGCATTGCCTCAACGCTATCGAGTGCTGCGGTCTCGCCTCGTTTGACGCGCTCAGCAAGTGCTTGTGCGCGCACTACCGCAATCTCATAGACTTGCTGCGCTACACGAAGTTGCGAATAGGCTTCTGCCCAGTCCCAGTAGAGTTCCGAGGCAGTGAGCAGCAAATTGTTTTTGATTTGTATTTCGTTAGCACGCGAAAGGTCGGGGCGCAGCGCGGCTTTTTCGAACGTTGCACGGCGCTTGTCTAAAAAGATACCTTGCAAGAGTGGGACTTTTTACCCCAATCTCAGCTTCACCCTCAGCACCAGTCAGATCGACCGAACTGAGTCGTGAACCCGTGCCGCGTTTATATTTGGCAACGAATTTTGGACCGAAAAGTGAGCCAATAGGAAGTTCTAGCCCAGCACTCAAAAAATCCACTGTCGGTAAGCCGCTTTTCGTTTTACGCTCAATCTTGCCTTCAAAAATGGGATCGAATTCACCATAGGCATTGCGTAGGGTTGCTTCCGCTACATCGGCTTCGAGTTCTGCAGAAATGGCTGTGGGATTGGCGGCAAGCACAAGGTCTAAGTACTGTTCCAGCGAGAGTGAGTCACGCGTAGATGCGTCTCCTAACGGGCGCATCTGTGCTTGAGCACTTTTGTGCAATATCTGCAAAAAAAGAAGGTGAAAAGCAAAAAGAACTTTAATGGTCGCGCAATGCGCATGCTCCTTCATTCAGAGTTGATTTTAAACGAGAAATCTGCCTTACTTCTCATCACTGTCAGACGTATTTGATTTGCCTGACTTTTTCTCTTTATCAGCTCCACCTTTCTTTTTATCCATGCCGCCGGTGCGTACGGGAATAATCGGTGGGAAACCACAGAGCTGTCGCCACGCTTCATAAGCTAAGCTCACTTCGTTAAGCAAGATCCAGCCTGTTACCTCAGTGCCTTGACGTAAGTAGGAGCGGTTTGGCCATGGTTTGTCATTCGGGTCGGGGACCACGAGGACGCGGTATTTTCCAGATCCGTCATCGACAGCATCTACGACAGCGACTTTTCCGCCAAATGTACCCACTGACAGGTTTGGCCAGCCACCGCCCCAGACTTGAATTGCAGGGAAACCTGCAAATTGTAGCCGTACAGGGCGCCCCGTATCAATAATTGCAGCATCTAAACTGCCGACAAAAATCTCGGCCGCAATATCTTCTGAAGCGTTCGGTGTTACAATGCAGAGTGTCTCTCCTTTCTTGACAGTTTGACCTGGTCCAGCTTGAGCAATGCGTGTAATCTGGCCATCAATTGGACTCATCACTATGCCTAAGTTGCGACGCGTAGAGACATTACCAAGTTCCAAATCTGCTTTTGCGATTATGGCTTCCGCTTTGCGTTGTTTTGCTGCAAGTTCTGCGTTAGCATTACGCACGGCTTGTATTTCCACTTGCAAATCCGCCGCAGCTTTCGCCGAATCAGCAATAGACTTTTGAAGTTTAAGCGTCGCAGTTTCCAAATCTTTACGCGCCACAAGACCTTGTTTTTCAAGTTCTACTGCTCGCCAGTATTGGGTACGCGCAATTTGCACATCAACGTTGGCTTGCTCTACGATCTGCTTTGCGACTTTGAGCTTTTGTTCAGCTTGGCGCACTTTGTTTTCAGCTTGCACAATTTCAAGTTCGGCTTCTCTTGCTGTGTTATCGCGTACCGCTCTCTGATACTCCACAAAGTTCTCTGCAAGAAATTTGGTATCAATATCACGCAGCGTGGCAATTGTGTCGCCCGCCTTGACGATTGCACCTTCGTTGACATACCACTTGATGATGCGTCCATCAATTTGTGCATCAATCGTCTGCGGGCGTGTTGCTGGCACAAACGAAGTTACAGTACCTGAGCCTGCAATATTTTGCTGCCAAGTATTGGGAATAAACGCAATAAGAATGATTGTAAGAATCGTGATGCTAAATCCACGCGCCAATGGCTCCGCTGTCTTTGGCGTACTTGCCATGCGGAGTGCAGTCGTGTAGTAATATGGCACGGTCTCTTCAATAACGATTTTCTTACCATGTCCATTACCATGCCCATTTGTTGTGGCAATCTCCGTTTGGACTTTGACCATCTGAATTTTTTCTGCTGCCATCTTCTCCGTCTGCTAAAAGGTTATGTATTGCCATTGGTATCAGGACCAATACGCAGTTGAATCGTTTTGTCTGCAAGGTCCATCGCTTCTTTTTCGGAAATGACTTGACGCACAAGGTCAGGGAAAAGTTCCGCAAAACGGCTATTGGCGTGGAACGACAGTTCTCGTGGTGAGCCTTGTTCACAAATGATGCCTTTGTCGAGCACGAAGACCATCTCGGAGCGGCGAATGAGTTCCGCATCATGTGAGATATCAATAATTGTCCAGCATCGCTCTGCGTATAGCGACTGGATGAGCTGTAACTTTGTGCGTTCTTCCAAGCCACCAAAGGCTTCGTCTAAAATCAAGATGCAAGGCTTTGCGATAATGACGCGTGCAAAGATAATGCGGCGAATCAATCCTAGCGGGAGGTTGTTGCCCGCAGAGTTGAGCATCGTATCCAGTCGGTCAGGTAAGGCGCGAATAGCCTCGTAAATCTGTGCGGTTTTTAGTGCCCAGTCAATCTGCTCTTGCGGAAAGTGACGTCCCATCAAGATGTTTTCAGCTATGGTGCCATCAAAAATTTCGTTTTCCGGCATTACAATGCCGACCGTCCTACGAATGTCGCGCAAATCAAGGCGTGTAATATCGCTGTTATCAAACTCTATGATACCTTTGTCTGGCGGATAGATGCCGACAAGCAATGAGGCTAAGGTCGTCTTTCCTGCTCCACTTTCACCCACGAGACTGACTCGAGAGCCGCTTTTGATGAACAGCGATAAGCCTCTAAAAACTTGATGTCCATCAGGATAACTAAATGAGAGATTGGTGATTTTGATATTAGGTGGCACAGGTCTTTTCTCGAAGCTCTCGCCTTCTTCGCGCTCAAGGGGTTTGTCAACAAGGTAAGACAGTTTGTCAATGGCTGTGAGCAAATCGTAATGTTCGGCAAATTGCGAGACAAGTTTCTCAATAGAGCTTAGCATGGCAATAATAATCAACTCAGCAGCGACTAGCTGCCCAATCGAGAGTTGACCTTGAATGACCAAAGAACCACCAACGCCGAGTACGCCTACAATAGCCACGGCTCTAAAAAAGACTGAGCCTGCAATTTGACGCGCCAACACCATGAAGTGCTTGTGCCGTGCTTTGATATACTCTACAGCAATGCTATCGACACGCTCGTAGATGTACTCAGGTGTACCAAAAAGTTTGAAACTTGTCTGACAGCGCCCGACCTCTTCAAGCCACGAGGCTAATGCATACTTTTTCTTTGATTCTTTGATACTTGACACCAAACCACCGCGTCCTAAGACAAAAATCAGCACAGGCACAAACGCGATGAGACTGAGGTTAAAGAGAATGAAGAAGGGATGATAAATCGCAAGCAAAAACAGTCCAATCACCATCACCAGTGTTGCGCTGACGCCGTCGAGCAAGAATTTACCCACCGTCTTTTGAATCGTCAGCACATCGAAGAATCGATTGACCAATTCAGGTGTGTATTCATTCTCAAGTGAGGATTGCTTCATTCTGGGCAAGCGATGCGCAATTTCAAACGCCGTACGCACGAAGATGCGCCGCTGCAAGACATCGACCACATACTGCTTCATCACATCAAAGATGCCCACAATCAAAAGCCCAATAGCAACAATGATACATAGCCACACCAACTGGTTGGTAAAGACACCGAGCATGACAGAGTTTACAATTGCCGATGCCGAGAGCGGTACGACCAGCGAAAGCACACCTACAATCATTGCATAGGCGATCACGACACCAAAGTCGCGCCTTTCCTCTTTAAGCAGTTCGATAAGCCGATTAAATATCACGCTAAAATGATCCTTATGCTCAAACCCAATGCTGTGCGCATCTTGTGGCTTTTTGCCATGAACACTATAATCGTGCAGACTGTGCTTTGAGCGACGAGTTATGAAGGTTTGCAATGCACCATCAAAGGCAAGAATTTGAATTACATCTTTCCCTTGAAAAATTTCAGCTACAGAAAGTTCACTTTCAGTGTTGGTGCGAAAGTTCAGCAGTGTTACGCGCTCATTTTTGGCAATCTTTTTAACCAGCAGCAGATCGTCGTTATACAGCATAAGCGCATTGACTGGCAGGTGATGCACGAAATCTTTTGCAGAAATGCCCATTCGGCGCAGCGATAATCCATGCACTTGTCCTTCACGCTCCAATTCTTTCAGCACAGTCTCGCGCAAGAGGCCTACATGATGAAAGTGGTGGTGAACATCCGCCGCACTGATTGCTAAGTCAGCTTGTTCAGCAAGATACTCGAGTGCCCGTATCGCTTGTAGTTCAAGGTTGGCTTCTTGCATGTTCATGTCTCTATCTCTCACTCAATTTTCAATGTTTAGACTCAAGTTCAATGTGTAAAATCATTGTCTAGCACTGCTCTTCGCTAGAGCATATTGTTGCATATCCTAACTACAATTTTGGCTACAACTACAACAGAGTATAAGTGCAGGGAAGACAGTATCTGCCTTACTCGGAAACTATTCCAGAGAATAAGAAATTCCAAAAAAAAGTTTAATAATCTGACACTTTCTTTTTCTACGCGCCTTTATGAAGGTCGGAGACAAGTAAGTATTATTTTAAGGATTTTGGAATCTACCCAAAAATGCATATCATATCTACTAAATGCCTCGGCTTGTTCTTTTACAAAATTACTAACTAGGCGTCATCAAGAAAGGCAGAGGGACACACCCAATGAAGCCTTAGCAACCGCTTGATTTTGAGTACCAGGGTCCCTAGAAACTAAACTCAACAAGGGTAGTGCTCAGACTGCTTAGAGCTTAGGCTTAGAGCTTAGGTTAAACCGGGGCTAATTTGCACCTATCACTTCTCGATGGGAAAGATGCCAGAAAGCCTGCCAACACGCATGTTTTGAGCTACTTTCTGAACCTGTCAAAAAACGCTCAAGACATTTTTCGCTGTGCTACTCCTGCCTGTTTCATCCTTGAATGCGCACAAGCAAATTCAATGCAAATGGTACGTAAATGGTGACACACTATCCCTGCTCATCTTGATGCCGTCATCTTCCGACCTTTTGAGTTGTCTTTATTCATTTTCGTTTTTTTCTTTAACCTAAACACGGGAACGCTATGTCGCAAGCAAACGGTAAAACTCGTCAATATCGCTTCGAGACCCTGCAAGTTCACGCCGGTCAAGTGCCAGACCCAACCACCAACAGTCGTGCTGTACCTATCTATCAGACTACATCGTATGTGTTCAACAGTCCAGAGCATGGCGCAAACTTGTTTGCACTCAAAGAGTTTGGCAACATCTACACGCGTATTATGAACCCCACAAATGATGTCTTTGAGAAGCGAGTGGCTGCCCTTGAAGGCGGGGTGGCGGCACTGGCTACTGCCAGCGGACAAGCCGCACAACTCTTGACGATTGCTACACTTGCACAGGCTGGAGAAAATATCGTTTCTACAAGCTACCTGTACGGTGGTACATACAATCAATTCAAAGTCTCACTGCCCCGTCTTGGCATTGCGGTAAAGTTTGTAGAGGGCGACAATCCTGATGATTTCAAGAAAACTATTGACTCGAAAACGAAAGCTATCTATCTGGAGACCATTGGCAATCCAAAGTTTAATGTGCCCGACTTTGAAGCTATTGCCAAAATTGCCCACGATGCAGGCATTCCGCTCATCGTCGATAACACGTTTGGTGCAGCAGGGTATCTTTGTCGTCCAATTGAGTGGGGTGCCGATATTGTTGTACAATCTGCCACGAAGTGGATTGGTGGGCACGGCACCAGCATCGGCGGCGTCATTGTCGATTCAGGCAATTTTGATTGGGGCAATGGCAACTTCCCTATTTTCACTGACCCCAGTCCCGGCTATCATGGCTTGAAGTTCAACGAGGTCTTTGGGAAAGGCAATCCAAACGGGTTTCCAAACATTGCGTTTATCATACGCGCCCGCGTAGAAGCCCTGCGCGACTTAGGTCCTGCACTCTCACCATTTAACGCTTTTCTTTTCTTGCAAGGTCTAGAGACACTCTCGCTGCGCGTTGAGCGCCATTGCCAAAACGCCCTTGCACTTGCTCGGTGGCTCGAAAAGCATGAGGCAGTTGAGTGGGTAAGTTATCCCGGGCTTGAATCGCATCCCTATCATCACAATGCAAAGAAGTATTTGCGTAATGGATTTGGCGGCGTGCTGTCGTTCGGCGTCAAAGGTGGCTTTAATGGCGCCCAAGCTGTTATCAACAACTTGCAACTTGCAAGCCATCTGGCTAATGTCGGCGATGCAAAAACACTGGTGATTCACCCGACAGCTACTACGCATCAGCAACTCTCTGAAGCCGAGCAACGCTCTGCTGGCGTTACACCCGAACTTATCAGAGTCTCCGTTGGCATCGAACACATCGATGATATCATCGAGGATTTTGATTATGCGCTCTCTAAAGTTAATGTCTTCGCTCAGTGATGAAGTCTGCATCAATCCCTCTTTCAGTCTCGAAGGAGGGATTGTGCTTTGATCCAGATGCTTCAAGAGCAAAGACGCAACCGCGTTGTGCAAATCTGCACTGCTGTAACATGTATCTTTGAACGATTGAATGAATTACACTAAAATAGTTAGCATTTGAGAATTGACTTTGTAGACGATTATCTTCTTTTTCTAAGATAGCTTGACTACTGCCAGAGATAACACCGTCCCTGCGGCAAATCGCACTTCAAGGCTTGTGCCTCCTAGCAAGCCTGCTGTATCTTTTGCAGAACAGTTGCTTTCCAAAATTTATGCGCCGCATACCTTCCATGCTTTACCCGCAGAACCTTTTGCCTCACTGAATTATGCCGAAGAGCTTGCTCTTAAAAATGAGTCTCTTGCTGAGTTCTGGACTGTGCATCAACTCGATCATAAGCCACTACCGATTCTTCCATCACCAAAATCAAGGCAGTACCGCGCCACCACCAAACGCCGCGTTATTACGCAGCGCAGAGTTACCAAACTTTCAGTGAGCAGTGCTTATGCGCCTAAGTCTACCCCCGAGACTTACAGTTCCATTTTAGAGCCCGATACTCATCAGAGTCTCTATCAATTTCTTGAAGCCAAGCTAAATACTTCTGCTTATCGACAACTGGCTGAGCATCTGAACTTTGTTATTGTACGGAGCAGTGACGGGGCGCTTTCCGTTATCTTCAACATTGATTTTCTCAATGCTGAACTGACACGCAAACTCAAATTGCTTTCAGAGGCTTTGCAAGCGCTGCCACAGAAGATTGTATCGGCATTTGTCTTTCAAGACCCCTCACGCTCGCGCTACAGTTTTGAGCAAAAGCGTCCAGAAACGCAAGTACCTTTCAAACGGCTTTTTGGTCCTGAGAAGCTTTATCTAAAAATTTTAGGTAAAAAGTACAGTTATCACCCCACCGCCTTCTCGCAAGTCAATGTCTCTATGCTACCTACGATGTTGCAAACAGCAGAGAACATGCTTGCTCCTTTTGCTTCACGCCTGCTTGATTTGTATTGCGGCTATGGCTTGTTTGGCTTGTTTCTTGCGGAAAAATATGATGAAGTGCTCGGCTATGATGCGGAGGCGTTGCCATTCAATCTGCAAAGGAAAATGCGCTGCACTTCAAAGTCAAGAAGCGTATTGGGTTTTATGCCTGCCGTATCACTGGCGAAACGCTCCTGCGACGGCTGCCTGCTGTACATTCACATGAGCATATCATTTTAGATCCGCCACGACAAGGCACGCAAGCAGGCGTCTCACACATCTTAGCCATGCGCCAGCCTGAGCGTGTGTTACACATTTTCTGCGGGGTCGATGAAATTCCGCGTGAGCTTAAAGCGTGGAAGCAACACGGTTACAACCCTACGCACATTCAACCGCTCGATATGTTTGCAGGCACACCAAACTTGGAAGTCATGATTTTGCTTTCGCGCTAAATCGAAGATAATTAGCTTTGCGCTTGCATTAGAACATGTTGTATTCAAACCCATTTTTCTGTGACAATGAGAACCTACAAACTCAAACATATTGACGCCTTTACAGACCGTGCCTTTACAGGCAATCCAGCTGCAGTGATTATGCATGCCGAGGGACTTTCTGAAGAAGAGATGCAGAAAATCGCACGCGAGATGAATCTATCGGAAACAGCATTTGTGCTGCCGCCACAAGATGCCTCTCACGACCTGCAGCTGCGCTGGCTGACACCACAGGCAGAAGTGGACCTTTGTGGTCATGCGACCATTGCGGCATTTCACGCTCTGGCTGAAGCTAAGCTCTACGACTTAGATCAGGACAGCGAACATGCTCTGCGTGTGAAGACGCGCAGCGGCATTTTGCCCATTCGTGTGCGCCAAGAAAATGGCAAAGTACGCGTAACCATGGGTTTACCGTTGCCAAACTTTGTGCCTTACAAAGGGCAAAAATTTGAACTCTGTCAAGCCTTGACTTTGCCGATGGAATTGCTCGATAACACCTTACCGATTTGGCTGTCAGATTTAGGGTATATTTTCATTCCTTTCGTTAGCCGAGAGCCGCTGTTGAAGATGAAGCCGAGCATTCTGGACCTTAAAAATTTGTCGCAGAAATATCACATCAGTGGATTTTGCACTTTTACAACGGATACGAAATACGAAACCAGTGCTGCCCATTCACGATTTTTTGCACCGATGCTGGGCGTTGACGAAGACCCCGTAACAGGCTCTGCACAAGGTGCACTTGCCGTCTATCTCTATCAGAATGGTCGTGTTAAGGGCGAAGGACGAATTCCCATTACGCTCGAGCAAGGCTACGAAATGGAGCGTGGTGGCAGAGTGTGGGCAGAACTCGATGTGCAAGATGGAAAGCTATGCGCACTTTGGATTAGCGGTTATGCCGTAACCGTCATGAACGCTGAACTCTACATCTAGTTATGCTCTACATCGTTCGGTCGGTTCATCTTTTCTGCGCGCTCATTTTATGCATTTGCCTCAGCGATACTTCACTTGCTGTTGCGCAAGAAAGTGATGCCTTACCCCCAGAATTTCACCGGCGCAACCGTGAGCGCTTCATTGAGCAAATGCCCGACAGTGCACTTGCGCTTTTTTTTGCAGCTGATGTCAAAAATCGCAGCAATGACACTGACTATCTCTACCGTCAAGACAATGCGCTCTATTACCTTTCTGGCTTACGCGAGCCTGCCGCTGTACTCATCCTCTTCAAGCACCCTGTGTCAGTTGGCACTGTGAAAACACAAGAATTACTCTTTGTGCAACCGCGCAACCCCAGTGAAGAAATCTGGACAGGACGACGCCTCGGCAAAGAAGGCGCACGCGACGCCCTGCGACTTGCGGCAACAGAAACCTCCGATCACTTTGACACTTTTCTTGAAGCCTTCTTCAAAGCTGAAGGTCAGCAGTTCAAGACCGTTATGTTTCCCTCTGGTCAGCGTGGCGCTATACCTGAGGCGCAACGTAAAGCAGAGGCACTTTTCAGAAGCAAGGGGTTTTTCGTGCAAAGTGCCTTTCCATTCTGGCAAAGATGCGTGTAACTAAATCGCCAGAAGAAGTGCGTCTTATCCAGAAAGCTACAGAGATTGCTATTGCAGCACATTTGCAAGCAATTATGTCTTGTGAGCCCGAAATGCATGAATACGAACTTGCTGCAGTTGCAGAATATGTCTTCAAGAAAATGGGATGTGCTTACACGGCATATCCTTCTATTGTGGGCTCAGGTGAAAACAGTGTGATTTTGCACCACAACGCCTCACATAAGAAAATGAAAGCTGGCGAACTTGTCGTGATGGATATGGCTGGGGAGTACCTTGGCTATGCCTCTGATATCACGCGTACAATCCC
This genomic window contains:
- a CDS encoding hemolysin secretion protein D codes for the protein MAAEKIQMVKVQTEIATTNGHGNGHGKKIVIEETVPYYYTTALRMASTPKTAEPLARGFSITILTIILIAFIPNTWQQNIAGSGTVTSFVPATRPQTIDAQIDGRIIKWYVNEGAIVKAGDTIATLRDIDTKFLAENFVEYQRAVRDNTAREAELEIVQAENKVRQAEQKLKVAKQIVEQANVDVQIARTQYWRAVELEKQGLVARKDLETATLKLQKSIADSAKAAADLQVEIQAVRNANAELAAKQRKAEAIIAKADLELGNVSTRRNLGIVMSPIDGQITRIAQAGPGQTVKKGETLCIVTPNASEDIAAEIFVGSLDAAIIDTGRPVRLQFAGFPAIQVWGGGWPNLSVGTFGGKVAVVDAVDDGSGKYRVLVVPDPNDKPWPNRSYLRQGTEVTGWILLNEVSLAYEAWRQLCGFPPIIPVRTGGMDKKKGGADKEKKSGKSNTSDSDEK
- a CDS encoding ABC transporter, with the protein product MNMQEANLELQAIRALEYLAEQADLAISAADVHHHFHHVGLLRETVLKELEREGQVHGLSLRRMGISAKDFVHHLPVNALMLYNDDLLLVKKIAKNERVTLLNFRTNTESELSVAEIFQGKDVIQILAFDGALQTFITRRSKHSLHDYSVHGKKPQDAHSIGFEHKDHFSVIFNRLIELLKEERRDFGVVIAYAMIVGVLSLVVPLSASAIVNSVMLGVFTNQLVWLCIIVAIGLLIVGIFDVMKQYVVDVLQRRIFVRTAFEIAHRLPRMKQSSLENEYTPELVNRFFDVLTIQKTVGKFLLDGVSATLVMVIGLFLLAIYHPFFILFNLSLIAFVPVLIFVLGRGGLVSSIKESKKKYALASWLEEVGRCQTSFKLFGTPEYIYERVDSIAVEYIKARHKHFMVLARQIAGSVFFRAVAIVGVLGVGGSLVIQGQLSIGQLVAAELIIIAMLSSIEKLVSQFAEHYDLLTAIDKLSYLVDKPLEREEGESFEKRPVPPNIKITNLSFSYPDGHQVFRGLSLFIKSGSRVSLVGESGAGKTTLASLLVGIYPPDKGIIEFDNSDITRLDLRDIRRTVGIVMPENEIFDGTIAENILMGRHFPQEQIDWALKTAQIYEAIRALPDRLDTMLNSAGNNLPLGLIRRIIFARVIIAKPCILILDEAFGGLEERTKLQLIQSLYAERCWTIIDISHDAELIRRSEMVFVLDKGIICEQGSPRELSFHANSRFAELFPDLVRQVISEKEAMDLADKTIQLRIGPDTNGNT
- a CDS encoding O-acetylhomoserine aminocarboxypropyltransferase (catalyzes the formation of L-methionine and acetate from O-acetyl-L-homoserine and methanethiol), which produces MSQANGKTRQYRFETLQVHAGQVPDPTTNSRAVPIYQTTSYVFNSPEHGANLFALKEFGNIYTRIMNPTNDVFEKRVAALEGGVAALATASGQAAQLLTIATLAQAGENIVSTSYLYGGTYNQFKVSLPRLGIAVKFVEGDNPDDFKKTIDSKTKAIYLETIGNPKFNVPDFEAIAKIAHDAGIPLIVDNTFGAAGYLCRPIEWGADIVVQSATKWIGGHGTSIGGVIVDSGNFDWGNGNFPIFTDPSPGYHGLKFNEVFGKGNPNGFPNIAFIIRARVEALRDLGPALSPFNAFLFLQGLETLSLRVERHCQNALALARWLEKHEAVEWVSYPGLESHPYHHNAKKYLRNGFGGVLSFGVKGGFNGAQAVINNLQLASHLANVGDAKTLVIHPTATTHQQLSEAEQRSAGVTPELIRVSVGIEHIDDIIEDFDYALSKVNVFAQ